In the Oscarella lobularis chromosome 14, ooOscLobu1.1, whole genome shotgun sequence genome, one interval contains:
- the LOC136195358 gene encoding retinoblastoma-associated protein-like, whose protein sequence is MAHLLQKEIPQSPASLSRQPNATASGETSSSSSTSAASTWPYDNAYYVPVFLSDAGASAIGGGGAAAALPFFPYSSSLGSLGLFHDVDPVRFQPVRPKPRPPSASALASERDGRKISVSVDIRDILEACGDPLPGPIYQFHLRSQTVHLIQAILTETQATFVERICQAVGPNYKNALEKYFLLTVSLYYRTLESILEKEQHRLSEATIRCLLTREALHRSLLACCAQVILLCYSHVPPMQHNFERFAFPWILDTFRVRAFDLLKVIETLVLHERHLTLEMIQHLQQVEFTIVQCMAWQEGSPLFRYVFDVDLVGCFMTNDEIPSRDIIAACIRTQLSDYAHASSAVAIFYRKVKQLSYYRLKLMCNILEIPPPLEEKVWTLFQFVYICTPSLMMGRTLDQIMLCSIYGICKVVGFEMQFRRIVTEYRQLPSSSSEVYCQTMIRPGEYDSIIVMYNSIFMPALKTALLKFLPEKESPHAAPPPDYVKPSLSKRPCRAASGLNVYISPLRKTEEQMTPRTRALYSFGDSLGSPASSVSLTHINEMMKRYSVEKGTQKKLELSPNGNTAATPPRPDGSRFNLAPMESGFCRRLTDLVHERMALQN, encoded by the exons ATGGCCCACTTGCTACAGAAAGAAATTCCACAGTCTCCCGCCTCACTCTCGCGTCAGCCCAACGCTACAGCATCGGGAGAAAcgtcctcgtcttcctctacgtccgcggcgtcgacgtggcCTTACGATAACGCCTACTACGTGCCCGTTTTCTTATCGGACGCCGGCGCTAGTgcgatcggcggcggcggcgcggcggcggctctgCCCTTTTTTCCCTACTCGTCGTCTCTCGGTTCTCTCGGCTTGtttcacgacgtcgatcccgTGCGATTTCAGCCCGTTCGACCTAAGCCGCGACCGCCTTCCGCGTCGGCGCTCGCTTCCGAACGCGACGGTCGAAAAATTAG CGTTTCGGTCGATATCAGAGATATTTTGGAGGCGTGTGGCGATCCCTTGCCGGGACCCATTTATCAGTTTCACCTCCGG AGTCAAACAGTTCACTTGATACAGGCCATATTGACAG AAACTCAGGCGACTTTTGTGGAGAGGATTTGTCAAGCCGTAGGACCAAATTATAAGAATGCTCTAGAAAAG taCTTTCTCCTCACTGTCAGTCTCTACTACAGAACACTGGAATCCATTTTggaaaag GAACAACATCGTTTGTCTGAGGCAACGATACG TTGTTTGCTCACAAGAGAAGCGCttcatcgttctctattgGCTTGTTGTGCCCAAGTCATTCTCCTCTGCTACAGTCACGTGCCTCCCATGCAAC ATAATTTTGAACGCTTTGCCTTTCCGTGGATTTTGGATACGTTTCGAGTTCGG GCTTTTGATCTGCTGAAAGTCATAGAAACGTTGGTTCTTCACGAGCGCCATCTCACTCTGGAAATGATACAG CACTTGCAACAGGTAGAATTCACCATTGTACAATGCATGGCTTGGCAAGAG GGTAGTCCACTTTTTCGCtacgttttcgacgtcgatctcgtcggcTGCTTCATG ACAAATGATGAAATTCCATCGCGAGACAT CATCGCTGCGTGCATCAGAACCCAGCTAAGCGACTATGCGCACGCTTCTTCAGCAGTTGCAATATTCTACCGAAAAG TCAAACAACTATCCTATTATCGCCTGAAACTCATGTGCAACATATTGGAAATTCCCCCGCCATTG gagGAGAAAGTTTGGACTCTGTTTCAATTTGTCTACATCTGCACGCCCAGTTTGATGATGGGAAGAACTCTCGATCAG ATTATGTTGTGTTCAATCTACGGTATATGCAAAGTCGTTGGCTTTGAGATGCAGTTCAGGCGAATTGTTACGGAGTACAGGCAattgccgtcgtcatcgtctgaG GTGTATTGTCAAACGATGATTCGTCCCGGCGAATACGATTCGATTATCGTTATGTATAACTCCATTTTCATGCCTGCTTTGAAAACGGCTCTTCTCAAATTTCTTCCCGAAAAAGAA AGTCCTCATGCTGCTCCGCCTCCCGATTACGTGAAACCGTCTCTATCTAAAAGGCCGTGCAG AGCTGCTTCCGGCTTGAATGTGTATATTTCACCGTTGAGAAAGACAGAGGAGCAGATGACGCCAAGGACCAG AGCCTTGTATTCCTTTGGAGATTCTCTTGGG aGTCCAGCGAGCTCTGTCAGTCTAACGCACATAAACGAAATGATGAAGAGATATTCAGTGGAGAAGGGCACTCAGAAGAAATTGGAATTGTCGCCGAATGGAAATACGGCGGCCACGCCTCCGCGACCAGACGGGAGTCGTTTCAACCTCGCTCCAATGGAATCGGGTTTCTGCAGGCGGCTGACAGATCTCG TTCACGAACGAATGGCGCTGCAGAACTAG
- the LOC136195363 gene encoding COP9 signalosome complex subunit 6-like, whose amino-acid sequence MANESAMAPSSATGSVTVAVHPLVIMNVSEHWTRVRSQRGEENPVVLGALMGTQKGRNVEVYNSFELLYAVVNGDVVINRDYCETKEEQFKQVFKDLEFLGWYRTGELQGTKGDMKIHKTICEANESPLLLKLNPLGRASELPLTFYESVIDLVDGEACMLFVELKYTLATEEAERIGVDHVARYSLSGSTERSSVTDHLMVQHSAIKMLYTRVRLILDYLKAVEGGELPKDHQVLREINSLCHQLPAIDTLQFREDFHMQCNDVLLMAYLAIVTKGCNAANIFVTKFNTVFDRHGVGRRMRGLMF is encoded by the exons ATGGCGAACGAAAGCGCGATGGCCCCGAGCTCTGCAACAGGCAGCGTCACTGTCGCCGTGCATCCTCTCGTCATTATGAACGTTTCGGAGCACTGGACTCGAGTGAGGTCCCAAAGGGGAGAGGAGAACCCAGTCG TGCTGGGAGCCCTGATGGGAACGCAGAAGGGACGAAACGTGGAAGTATACAACTCATTCGAGCTTCTCTacgccgtcgtcaacggcgacgtcgtgatCAATCGCGATTACTGCGAAACAAAGGAAGAACAAT TCAAGCAGGTTTTTAAGGACTTGGAATTTCTGGGCTGGTATCGAACGGGAGAACTGCAGGGGACAAAAGGAGATATGAAAATACACAAAACT ATCTGCGAAGCTAATGAAAGCCCACTGCTGTTAAAGTTGAATCCCCTTGGGAGGGCGAGCGAG TTGCCTCTGACGTTCTATGAGTCGGTCATCGATTTGGTCGACGGGGAA GCTTGTATGCTCTTTGTCGAGCTGAAGTATACGCTGGCCACTGAAGAGGCCGAAAGGATTGGTGTCGACCACGTGGCGCGGTATTCCTTGTCAGGATCTACAGAAAGATCATCAg TGACGGACCACTTGATGGTACAGCACAGCGCAATCAAAATGCTCTACACTCGCGTGAGACTCATACTCGACTATTTGAAGGCAGTCGAAGGGG GTGAACTGCCTAAGGATCATCAAGTATTGCGCGAAATCAATAGCCTGTGTCACCAATTGCCGGCGATTGATACGCTCCAGTTTAGGGAGGATTTCCACATG CAATGcaacgacgttcttctcatGGCTTATCTCGCCATCGTAACCAAAGGCTGCAACGCAGCGAATATA tTCGTCACGAAGTTTAATACTGTGTTCGATCGTCACGGAGTGGGACGAAGAATGAGAGGACTTATGTTTTAG
- the LOC136195359 gene encoding transcription factor RFX4-like: protein MESGSCIRDGPQSQSPAGENAQQSGAVAVSTLYVEPLPNQGLFQGVYLVHGKLYSPITLEWLTGHFEMRDGQSLPRNALYTAYQEFCHEADVDAVNSASFGKIIRQAFPTIRTRRLGTRGQSKYHYYGIGIKENSPYKVYFNDLKPAQYTEPFRKSLGIEEAPCKRPASPPCSSDCSLVADHLRIRLENKESFSFLPDLPSAYQVVLPPTVPVDKVQSFFVMYRAHSQALVDIILKAAFSKIESHVKQFWRGIAPYTLCAIATQPLISIITLFDWKLYKNLVGVLIPNSMEPILPSFIHAIRHFAKHFVAWLEESMTTIPVILSQSKLKAARMFAGSLKRQTAMAHLFQASKIHFDSSANVRQMVADWHSLDLTSINRQTQWTFSERETRCIARAQRDFETLIRTGAGHSSSLVSLVDWISGLMDESILRPVTTGEIAFDVAARLFFLKWTYISSKIIRDLTLKSAPSFGFFHLVQTLLNEYVLYLLESHTHDRAEKEMSEKTNACIKTDAAYTVQVEFLAQADLPLSSASPPKPTLFSNATNTVHDDHNYCSPTTAQSNGRDAWE, encoded by the exons ATGGAGAGCGGCAGCTGCATTCGCGACGGCCCCCAATCGCAATCGCCCGCGGGTGAAAACGCGCAGCAAAGCggagccgtcgccgtttcgacgctCTACGTGGAAC CGCTTCCAAATCAAGGCCTATTCCAGGGAGTCTATCTCGTCCACGGAAAACTATACTCGCCCATAACCTTGGAATG GCTTACCGGCCATTTTGAGATGAGGGACGGGCAGAGTCTGCCGCGCAACGCTCTCTACACCGCCTATCAGGAATTCTGCCACGAagcggacgtcgacgcagtGAATTCGGCCAGTTTTGGAAAG ATCATACGACAGGCGTTTCCGACGATTCGAACGAGGCGTTTGGGAACGCGCGGACAATCTAA gtATCATTACTACGGCATCGGAATAAAGGAAAATTCTCCCTACAAAGTCTACTTCAATGATCTAAAGCCCGCCCAATACACAGAACCgtttag GAAATCGTTGGGGATCGAAGAGGCGCCCTGCAAGCGCCCT gCTAGTCCTCCCTGTTCTTCCGACTGTTCCCTCGTCGCTGACCACCTTAGAATCCGCCTAGAGAATAAAGAGAGTTTCAGTTTTCTACCCGATCTGCCGAGCGCCTATCAGGTCGTCCTCCCGCCCACCGTTCCAGTAGATAAA GTGCAGTCTTTCTTTGTTATGTACAGAGCCCACTCTCAAGCCCTAGTGGATATCATTCTCAAAGCGGCTTTTTCTAAA ATTGAGTCTCACGTGAAACAGTTCTGGCGTGGAATAGCACCGTATACGTTATGTGCTATAGCCACCCAACCTCTAATCAGCATCATAACGCTTTTCGACTGGAAACTATATAAG AATCTCGTTGGCGTTCTTATTCCCAATTCCATGGAGCCCATACTGCCCAG CTTCATTCACGCCATTCGTCATTTCGCTAAACATTTCGTCGCGTGGCTCGAAGAGTCCATGACAACGATTCCGGTCATTCTAAGCCAGTCGAAACTCAAAG CAGCCAGAATGTTCGCCGGCAGTCTCAAACGACAGACGGCAATGGCTCACTTATTCCAA GCGAGCAAAATTCACTTCGATTCGTCGGCCAACGTCCGGCAAATGGTCGCCGATTGGCATTCACTCGATCTGACTAGCATTAATAGGCAGACGCAGTGGACGTTTTCCGAACGCGAGACTCGTTGTATCGCTCGAG CTCAAAGGGACTTCgaaactttgattcgtaCCGGTGCCGgtcattcgtcgtcgctcgtgtCGCTCGTCGATTGGATAAGCGGACTCATGGACGAATCGATTCTTCGG CCGGTGACGACGGGCGAGATTGCGTTTGACGTTGCCGCGCGGCTGTTCTTTTTGAAATGGACGTACATCAGTTCGAAAATTATCCGGGATTTGACGTTGAAGAGTGCGCCAAGTTTCG GGTTTTTTCATCTCGTCCAGACGCTCTTGAACGAGTACGTGCTCTACTTGCTGGAGTCACACACTCACGATAGAGCGGAGAAAGAAATgagcgaaaaaacgaacgccTGCATCAAGACAG ATGCTGCTTACACGGTGCAGGTCGAATTTCTAGCCCAAGCGGACTTGCCCCTCTCCAGTGCGTCACCTCCAAAACCTACGCTCTTCTCTAACGCTACCAACACCGTCCACGATGATCACAACTACTGTTCACCTACGACGGCGCAATCGAACGGACGCGACGCGTGGGAATGA